In Ammoniphilus sp. CFH 90114, a genomic segment contains:
- a CDS encoding LysR family transcriptional regulator, which yields MELRHLEYFYKVGKHKNFTHAAHALHVSQPTVTNAVNQLEEELGVKLLIRNTKNVSLTHHGELFHKRVESILGEIQSSIEEVKDRLSKIKMGLPPMIGARIFPSVYKEFKHCFPAIDIEVMEKGSVSTCELLETGELDLGLIILPEDQSSLNVIPLMEEEIMVCMHPDHALAKNKEICFSQLKDEDFVALTPDFLHRKLTLKECEKHGFTPRIVFESHEVSTAKELVANGLGISLFMKLIVAKRSDIVQIPLSNQTKVQIGLAWKKNKHLTKNCKQFIDFAEAYFTQL from the coding sequence ATGGAACTAAGACATCTTGAATATTTCTATAAGGTAGGCAAACATAAAAACTTTACTCATGCTGCCCATGCGCTCCACGTCTCCCAGCCTACTGTTACGAATGCCGTAAATCAACTTGAAGAGGAACTTGGCGTCAAGCTGCTAATCCGGAATACGAAAAATGTATCTCTAACCCATCATGGTGAGCTGTTTCATAAAAGAGTTGAGTCGATTCTCGGTGAGATTCAAAGTTCTATTGAGGAAGTAAAAGACCGTCTCAGTAAAATTAAAATGGGTCTGCCTCCCATGATCGGGGCCCGGATTTTTCCCAGTGTTTATAAGGAGTTTAAACATTGTTTTCCCGCCATCGACATCGAAGTTATGGAAAAAGGATCTGTTTCCACCTGTGAGTTGTTGGAAACCGGTGAACTGGATTTAGGACTCATCATCTTACCTGAAGACCAAAGCTCGTTAAACGTAATCCCACTGATGGAAGAAGAAATTATGGTCTGTATGCATCCGGATCATGCCTTGGCAAAGAATAAAGAAATATGCTTCAGTCAATTAAAAGACGAGGATTTCGTAGCCTTAACCCCCGATTTCTTACACCGCAAACTCACCTTAAAAGAGTGTGAGAAGCATGGTTTTACCCCCCGCATTGTCTTTGAATCGCATGAAGTGAGCACTGCAAAAGAACTTGTGGCAAACGGTCTTGGAATCTCTCTTTTTATGAAACTCATCGTAGCAAAGCGTTCGGATATTGTTCAGATTCCATTATCCAATCAGACGAAAGTTCAGATTGGCCTCGCCTGGAAGAAGAATAAGCATCTCACAAAGAACTGTAAGCAGTTTATTGATTTTGCAGAAGCGTATTTCACCCAATTATGA
- a CDS encoding SDR family oxidoreductase produces the protein MKLGLTGKNAVITGGSAGIGLACAKALAAEGANVVIISRNQEKLDKAVAILKNIAPDRSIFSICEDLTDCGAPKRSVEEAISKLGNIDILINNAGSARAGIFWDLEGQDFIQAWNLKFLGYVEMVRETAIHMKPQRRGRIVNIIGTGGRTPSPTFLPGGTVNAALLNFTKGISRDLAAYGIRINAISPGITATERAEMLAQQNAEANGITIEEQKKEDNAGIPLGQMVQPEEIATMALILASDIIPSMTGTEIVIDGGKQPGL, from the coding sequence ATGAAACTTGGACTAACTGGAAAGAACGCTGTGATTACGGGTGGAAGTGCTGGAATTGGACTTGCTTGTGCCAAAGCACTTGCAGCTGAGGGGGCCAATGTCGTTATTATCAGTAGGAATCAGGAGAAATTAGATAAAGCAGTGGCCATCTTGAAAAACATTGCCCCAGACCGTTCTATATTCTCGATTTGTGAAGATTTAACCGATTGTGGTGCACCAAAGAGGAGTGTGGAGGAAGCGATCTCTAAACTAGGAAATATCGATATTTTGATTAATAATGCAGGATCAGCCCGTGCAGGTATCTTTTGGGATTTGGAAGGACAGGATTTTATCCAGGCCTGGAATCTTAAATTTTTAGGGTATGTTGAGATGGTAAGGGAAACAGCTATACATATGAAGCCCCAACGAAGAGGGAGGATTGTCAATATAATTGGAACAGGAGGACGAACGCCTAGCCCTACCTTTCTTCCAGGAGGGACTGTAAATGCAGCGCTTTTAAATTTTACAAAAGGAATTTCTAGAGATCTCGCAGCCTACGGGATTAGAATTAATGCGATTTCTCCTGGAATTACCGCTACTGAACGTGCAGAAATGCTTGCACAGCAGAATGCAGAAGCGAATGGTATTACGATAGAAGAACAAAAAAAGGAGGATAATGCTGGAATCCCCCTTGGACAGATGGTACAACCTGAAGAAATTGCCACCATGGCTTTAATCTTAGCATCCGATATCATCCCTTCTATGACCGGAACAGAGATTGTAATAGACGGTGGTAAACAGCCAGGACTTTAA
- a CDS encoding fumarate hydratase: protein MKQLQESIYQLIVETSTNLPPDVRRAMLKAKQREQEGTRSALALSTIVGNIHTAEVNQSPICQDTGMPTFEIKTPAGSNQVEMKKIIKEAIALATKNGKLRPNSVDSISGENSGDNLGPGTPVFHFEQWDQDKIEVKLILKGGGCENKNIQYSLPCELEGLGKAGRDLEGIRKCILHSVYQAQGQGCSAGFIGVGIGGDRTSGYALAKEQLFRKVDDLNPDPTLAELETYVMETANQLGIGTMGFGGEATLLGCKVGVMNRLPASFFVSVAYNCWAFRRQGVTLNPETGEIREWLYKDEEVHMASSDQEQEQGKDVVVLEAPITEEQIRSLKVGDVVVINGLIHTGRDALHSYLMNHDCATDLDGGVIYHCGPVMLKDDEGEWHVKAAGPTTSIREEPYQADIIKKFGIRAVIGKGGMGPKTLAGLQEHGAVYLNGIGGAAQYYANCIEKVEGVDYLEFGIPEAMWHLKVKGFKAIVTMDSHGNSLHADVAKSSFDKLAEFKEPVFIK from the coding sequence TTGAAACAGTTACAGGAAAGTATCTATCAATTAATTGTAGAGACATCAACAAATTTACCGCCAGACGTTCGTCGAGCTATGCTTAAGGCCAAGCAAAGGGAACAAGAAGGAACAAGATCAGCTCTTGCTTTATCCACAATTGTAGGTAATATCCATACTGCGGAAGTGAACCAGTCACCAATTTGTCAAGATACAGGTATGCCGACATTTGAAATCAAAACACCAGCAGGTTCGAACCAAGTGGAAATGAAGAAAATCATCAAGGAAGCTATAGCTTTAGCAACCAAAAATGGGAAATTACGTCCGAACTCTGTAGATTCGATAAGCGGAGAGAATAGTGGGGACAACCTGGGTCCGGGAACGCCAGTCTTTCACTTTGAACAATGGGATCAGGATAAAATCGAGGTCAAGCTTATCTTAAAAGGCGGTGGATGTGAAAATAAGAATATCCAATACAGCTTGCCTTGCGAGTTAGAAGGATTAGGTAAGGCTGGTCGGGACTTAGAAGGTATTCGTAAATGCATTCTTCATAGTGTTTATCAAGCTCAAGGGCAAGGGTGTTCGGCTGGATTCATCGGGGTTGGTATCGGGGGAGATCGGACTTCAGGGTATGCATTGGCAAAAGAACAATTGTTTCGAAAAGTGGATGATTTAAATCCGGATCCCACTCTAGCTGAATTAGAAACCTACGTGATGGAAACAGCCAACCAGTTGGGAATCGGTACCATGGGTTTTGGTGGAGAAGCAACGTTGTTGGGGTGTAAAGTGGGCGTCATGAATCGCTTGCCTGCAAGTTTCTTCGTTTCTGTTGCCTATAATTGCTGGGCATTCCGTCGTCAAGGTGTGACCCTTAATCCCGAGACAGGAGAGATTCGAGAGTGGCTATATAAGGATGAAGAAGTTCATATGGCGAGCTCAGACCAAGAGCAAGAGCAAGGGAAAGACGTTGTGGTGCTTGAAGCTCCGATCACAGAAGAACAAATTCGTTCCTTGAAGGTAGGAGATGTCGTCGTCATCAATGGACTCATCCATACGGGGCGCGACGCCTTGCATAGTTACCTCATGAATCATGATTGTGCAACAGATCTAGACGGTGGAGTGATCTACCATTGTGGACCTGTGATGCTCAAGGATGATGAGGGAGAATGGCATGTGAAAGCCGCTGGACCTACTACAAGTATTCGTGAGGAGCCTTATCAGGCTGATATTATCAAAAAGTTTGGTATTCGTGCCGTGATCGGTAAAGGAGGCATGGGACCAAAGACATTAGCCGGTCTTCAAGAGCATGGAGCCGTTTACCTCAATGGAATTGGAGGAGCAGCGCAATACTACGCCAATTGCATTGAAAAAGTGGAGGGAGTAGACTATCTTGAATTTGGAATTCCAGAAGCCATGTGGCACCTTAAGGTGAAGGGCTTCAAGGCCATTGTTACGATGGACTCTCACGGAAATAGCTTACATGCTGACGTAGCCAAAAGCTCCTTTGATAAACTAGCCGAGTTTAAAGAACCGGTGTTCATAAAATAG
- a CDS encoding helix-turn-helix domain-containing protein, whose amino-acid sequence MPKNYNLPCNIAKTLDIIGDRWTLLIIRELLKGKTKFTELKEALEGLAPNILSDRLKLLEEESILTSNLYVLHPPRYSYELTPKGKELRHILNSIAIWGNRFLDDKYYSIVHPDCDHEVEVAYKCTHCNQTTREVNFLSN is encoded by the coding sequence GTGCCTAAAAATTATAATCTCCCCTGCAACATTGCCAAAACCCTAGATATTATTGGTGATCGCTGGACCCTATTAATTATTCGTGAACTACTAAAAGGTAAAACCAAATTCACCGAACTTAAAGAAGCCTTAGAGGGCCTAGCCCCTAATATCCTATCAGATCGGTTAAAATTGCTCGAAGAGGAATCAATTTTAACCTCCAACCTTTACGTCTTGCACCCACCACGTTATTCCTATGAACTCACACCAAAGGGCAAGGAGTTAAGACATATCCTGAACTCCATTGCCATTTGGGGTAATCGCTTCCTTGATGATAAATATTATTCGATCGTTCACCCTGATTGCGATCACGAGGTTGAGGTTGCTTATAAGTGCACGCACTGCAATCAAACAACACGCGAAGTTAATTTTTTGTCCAATTAA
- a CDS encoding molecular chaperone GrpE, producing MKFTYRKYQKRAKLVGLAGGEVLWLLNEHDEWIHDVYEESDIHHGVIYSLHQSFHPKSTSITGYFKDTDTGCWIKVEKGAAALKATVGWMESLEELIQADSLERG from the coding sequence GTGAAGTTCACGTACCGAAAATACCAGAAGCGAGCCAAGCTAGTAGGCTTAGCGGGAGGGGAGGTGCTCTGGCTGCTCAACGAGCATGATGAATGGATTCATGATGTGTATGAAGAAAGTGATATTCATCATGGAGTGATATATTCCCTTCACCAATCTTTTCACCCGAAATCCACCTCGATTACAGGTTATTTTAAGGACACGGACACAGGCTGTTGGATTAAAGTTGAGAAAGGAGCGGCTGCATTAAAGGCTACGGTTGGTTGGATGGAAAGTTTAGAAGAACTCATTCAGGCAGATTCTCTTGAAAGGGGTTGA
- a CDS encoding succinate dehydrogenase/fumarate reductase iron-sulfur subunit: protein MRKITFTIKRFDGNKDWLQRYDLPYENGKTLLWALTKIREEQDPTLNFTSACRHAICGSCAIRVNGNSFLTCKTALDEILDTFKTDDLKCEPLGNFDVVRDLVIDWKPKLEKMKVVKPWIIPKESGSPTTGFKQSEQEFQKIASPTDCILCGICASECTQLAMNQEGYLEPFILNRAYRFAVDSRDGAPEEHIRPVLENDLWKCVHCMQCVSQCPKDINLSAEVAYLRQETMKMGETQNLGARHAYAFHDDVKNKGRLNEMTLPMKTEGVVKTAMKRVPFALRMISKGKINPLHMPKEVEGIAGVRKIYEYAKGVDQP, encoded by the coding sequence ATGAGGAAAATTACTTTTACCATTAAACGCTTCGACGGAAATAAAGACTGGCTTCAACGCTATGATCTACCATACGAAAACGGCAAAACCTTGCTCTGGGCCTTAACGAAAATTCGCGAGGAGCAAGACCCCACGTTGAACTTTACCTCAGCTTGCCGCCACGCGATTTGTGGAAGCTGTGCCATTCGAGTGAATGGAAATTCATTTCTCACTTGTAAGACGGCCCTAGATGAAATTCTCGATACCTTTAAGACGGATGATCTGAAGTGCGAACCTTTAGGAAACTTTGATGTCGTTCGTGACCTAGTAATTGACTGGAAACCGAAGCTTGAGAAAATGAAGGTCGTTAAGCCTTGGATCATTCCAAAAGAATCAGGAAGCCCAACAACAGGCTTTAAACAATCAGAGCAAGAGTTTCAGAAGATCGCTTCTCCCACTGACTGTATACTATGCGGGATTTGTGCATCTGAATGTACGCAACTCGCCATGAATCAAGAAGGGTATCTCGAGCCGTTTATCTTAAATCGTGCCTATCGATTTGCGGTTGATTCAAGGGATGGCGCGCCAGAGGAGCACATCCGACCCGTTCTTGAGAATGACCTATGGAAATGTGTCCATTGCATGCAATGTGTATCTCAATGTCCGAAAGATATAAACCTGTCCGCAGAAGTGGCTTACCTTAGACAGGAAACGATGAAAATGGGGGAAACCCAGAACTTAGGAGCTCGCCATGCTTATGCTTTCCATGATGATGTCAAGAACAAAGGAAGATTAAATGAAATGACACTTCCAATGAAAACGGAAGGGGTTGTGAAGACAGCGATGAAACGAGTTCCGTTTGCCTTAAGAATGATAAGCAAAGGAAAAATCAATCCGCTTCACATGCCTAAGGAAGTGGAGGGAATTGCTGGAGTGCGAAAAATTTATGAGTATGCCAAAGGGGTGGACCAGCCATGA
- a CDS encoding CoB--CoM heterodisulfide reductase iron-sulfur subunit B family protein, translating to MKYGFFPGCTLESAAEELMISTKKVASALGIELIELEGWTCCGASHIQDVDDFLGVAVNARNIALGEKFDAPILTVCNTCTLMLRTAKDRLDHDENLKDKVNEGLQQANLEYRGTSEVTHLLWALIRDYGLENLRKKVKRPLTGLKVANFYGCHIVRPPKIMGFENHMNPQSMEMVAEVLGAESVEFDQRLACCGFHAVFPAEKEVMGMTRINCLSPKAAGADCLVTPCPLCQMQLDMYQPDAQKGCDENITMPILHLPQLIGLALGFEPEELAINRHIMDAIPTLKKTLTFA from the coding sequence ATGAAATACGGATTTTTCCCAGGTTGCACTTTAGAATCAGCTGCTGAAGAACTCATGATATCTACGAAGAAAGTAGCCTCTGCATTAGGAATTGAACTTATAGAACTCGAAGGATGGACCTGCTGTGGGGCTAGTCATATTCAAGATGTCGATGACTTCTTAGGAGTGGCCGTCAATGCAAGAAATATTGCTTTAGGTGAAAAGTTTGATGCTCCGATCCTGACGGTATGCAACACATGTACCCTCATGCTAAGGACTGCCAAGGATAGACTCGATCACGATGAGAATCTCAAGGACAAAGTAAATGAAGGCTTACAACAAGCGAATCTAGAGTATAGAGGAACAAGTGAAGTGACCCATCTTCTCTGGGCGTTGATTAGAGACTACGGGTTAGAGAATTTGCGAAAAAAAGTGAAAAGACCTCTGACGGGATTGAAGGTAGCGAATTTCTATGGATGTCATATTGTCCGACCACCGAAGATCATGGGATTCGAGAATCATATGAACCCTCAATCCATGGAGATGGTAGCAGAAGTCCTAGGAGCTGAATCGGTAGAGTTTGACCAACGTCTAGCCTGCTGTGGATTCCATGCCGTATTTCCAGCGGAAAAAGAGGTGATGGGCATGACCCGGATCAATTGCTTGTCTCCAAAAGCAGCAGGAGCGGATTGCCTGGTTACCCCTTGTCCGTTGTGCCAGATGCAATTGGATATGTATCAACCTGACGCTCAAAAGGGTTGCGATGAAAACATCACCATGCCGATCTTACATTTGCCTCAGCTGATTGGACTGGCCCTAGGGTTTGAACCGGAAGAGCTAGCTATTAACCGACATATTATGGATGCCATACCAACATTAAAGAAAACACTGACATTCGCTTAA
- a CDS encoding anion permease, protein MVAKPKPSFQLPKKTNTSQPAKTKSESELKLLPLLLTLAVGVIIWFIPPPEGLDQKAWHLFAIFVATIIGFITKPLPMGAVAIAAIMATAVTGTLSTSDALSGFGNTTIWLIVIAFFISRGFIKTGLGARISYMFVKRFGKRTLGLSYSLLVSDLLLAPAIPSNTARAGGIIFPIIRSLSETYGSKPEDGTERKIGSFLLKTSFQGNLVTSAMFMTAMAANPLIATLANDVAGINITWTGWAWAAIVPGLVSLIVIPYFLYKVYPPEIKETPGAAKMAEEKLKEMGPVKKEEFYMLGVFFIILSLWIFGDKLAIDATTTAFIGLSILLLTQVLSWNDIKKEQGAWDTLVWFAALVMMATFLNKLGMVPWFSATMEGSVSGMSWVAALVVLALVYYYTHYFFASSTAHISAMYAAFLAVMLAAGAPAMLAALLLAFFSNLFASTTHYGTGPAPVFFGAGYVTQNRWWSLGFGISILHIIIWLVVGGLWWKVIGLW, encoded by the coding sequence ATGGTTGCTAAACCAAAACCGAGTTTTCAACTTCCTAAAAAGACTAACACGAGTCAACCTGCCAAGACCAAATCTGAATCCGAATTAAAACTTCTGCCTTTACTCCTGACGTTGGCTGTCGGTGTAATCATCTGGTTTATTCCACCACCAGAAGGGCTAGATCAGAAAGCCTGGCACTTATTTGCCATATTTGTAGCAACGATCATAGGTTTTATCACCAAGCCTCTTCCAATGGGAGCTGTAGCCATTGCCGCAATAATGGCAACAGCAGTGACCGGAACCTTGTCGACATCCGATGCGTTAAGTGGATTTGGAAATACCACCATTTGGCTCATCGTCATCGCCTTCTTTATTTCCCGGGGCTTCATTAAGACTGGATTAGGAGCAAGAATCTCCTATATGTTCGTTAAGCGATTTGGTAAAAGGACCCTTGGTTTATCTTATTCACTCTTAGTCAGTGACTTGCTCCTCGCGCCGGCTATTCCAAGTAATACAGCTCGGGCGGGAGGAATTATCTTCCCGATCATCCGTTCTTTATCTGAGACCTATGGGTCTAAACCAGAGGATGGGACTGAAAGAAAAATAGGTTCATTCCTCTTAAAGACGTCATTTCAAGGAAACTTAGTTACCTCTGCCATGTTTATGACCGCCATGGCGGCAAATCCGCTCATTGCTACGTTGGCTAATGATGTCGCCGGCATTAATATTACTTGGACAGGTTGGGCATGGGCAGCGATTGTCCCAGGATTAGTCAGTTTGATTGTGATTCCTTACTTCCTCTATAAGGTCTATCCACCTGAAATCAAAGAAACTCCAGGTGCAGCGAAGATGGCGGAAGAGAAGCTAAAAGAAATGGGACCAGTAAAAAAAGAAGAATTTTATATGCTGGGTGTGTTCTTCATCATCTTAAGCTTGTGGATCTTCGGTGATAAGTTAGCTATTGATGCGACAACAACGGCTTTCATTGGGTTGTCCATCCTCCTCTTAACACAAGTGTTGTCCTGGAATGATATTAAGAAGGAACAAGGGGCTTGGGACACGTTAGTATGGTTTGCGGCTTTGGTCATGATGGCTACGTTCCTTAATAAGTTAGGTATGGTTCCTTGGTTTAGTGCAACGATGGAAGGGTCTGTAAGCGGAATGTCTTGGGTTGCAGCTCTCGTTGTTCTCGCTCTAGTTTACTATTACACGCATTACTTCTTTGCTAGTTCGACAGCTCATATCAGTGCTATGTACGCTGCTTTCTTGGCGGTCATGCTAGCAGCTGGGGCACCAGCGATGTTAGCTGCCTTACTCCTGGCTTTCTTCAGTAACTTATTTGCTTCTACAACTCATTACGGTACAGGACCTGCTCCCGTGTTCTTCGGTGCTGGTTATGTCACACAGAATCGTTGGTGGTCTTTAGGATTTGGAATTTCCATTTTACACATCATCATCTGGTTAGTTGTGGGCGGACTTTGGTGGAAAGTGATTGGACTTTGGTAG
- a CDS encoding FAD-binding protein, translated as MLQYDIVIVGAGGAGMMAALNASKEEDLKVAVISKIYPTRSHTGAAQGGINAAMKNRDSTDSTEKHFRDTVKGSDFLADQDAVEFFTSNMPDIIKELDYFGVPFSRDENGNVAQRPFGGASSPRTCYSADKTGHVILHALYEQCLKQDVVFLDEWFLLSLAVENGKLEGLVAMDMKTGDIHPIQAKAVVLATGGFGRIYWSRTTNAINMTGDGTAACFEVGIPLKDPEFVQFHPTGLASTGVLLSEACRGEGGYLLNKDGERFMQRYAPEKMELGPRDLVSRSIETEIKEGRGFGEEMGSYVLMDLRHLGEKKIMERLPQVRELAMEFEGVDLIKEPVPIRPSCHYMMGGIHVTDFKTCSTPIEGIHAAGECSSVSIHGANRLGGNSVADVVLFGKYAGLGARESAMKRTFGTTTKMEVEVEKWKSQFATMRKKNTGNNIFEIRNKMAETMWYNVGIFRTENEMAEALQVIDQLLEEYKDTYIGDASVRYNMAFINYVEVGNLLKLAKAVVIGALNRKESRGSHSRGDYPERNDQKFLKHTLIYMENDQFRLEYLPVRITKYQPEERKY; from the coding sequence ATGCTTCAATACGATATTGTGATTGTAGGTGCAGGAGGGGCAGGCATGATGGCTGCGCTGAATGCAAGTAAGGAAGAAGACCTTAAAGTGGCTGTGATCAGTAAAATCTACCCAACCCGCTCCCATACGGGGGCGGCGCAGGGTGGGATTAATGCCGCGATGAAAAATCGTGACTCGACCGACTCAACGGAAAAGCATTTCCGCGATACGGTGAAAGGAAGCGATTTTCTAGCTGACCAGGATGCTGTTGAATTCTTCACCTCTAATATGCCGGACATTATCAAAGAATTAGATTATTTCGGAGTTCCTTTTTCCCGAGACGAGAATGGCAACGTAGCCCAGCGCCCATTTGGGGGGGCTTCGAGTCCAAGAACATGCTATTCTGCAGATAAAACCGGTCACGTGATCCTTCACGCTTTATACGAGCAATGTCTAAAACAAGATGTAGTGTTCTTAGATGAATGGTTTCTTCTCTCTCTTGCTGTTGAAAATGGAAAGCTAGAAGGTCTCGTAGCGATGGATATGAAAACAGGGGACATCCATCCGATCCAAGCCAAGGCCGTTGTTTTGGCAACAGGAGGGTTCGGCCGAATCTATTGGAGCCGAACGACCAATGCCATTAATATGACAGGGGATGGGACGGCGGCTTGTTTTGAAGTAGGTATTCCACTCAAGGACCCGGAATTCGTGCAGTTCCATCCTACAGGTTTAGCCTCCACGGGTGTCCTCTTGTCTGAGGCTTGCCGAGGGGAAGGTGGCTATCTCCTCAATAAGGATGGGGAGCGCTTCATGCAACGCTACGCTCCGGAAAAAATGGAACTTGGACCACGTGATTTGGTATCTCGCTCCATTGAAACGGAGATTAAAGAAGGTCGCGGTTTTGGTGAAGAGATGGGATCTTATGTTCTTATGGATCTTCGTCATCTTGGAGAAAAGAAGATTATGGAACGTCTTCCGCAAGTAAGAGAACTAGCCATGGAATTTGAAGGAGTAGATCTGATCAAAGAGCCGGTTCCTATTCGCCCGAGCTGTCACTATATGATGGGAGGCATTCATGTTACGGACTTTAAGACATGCAGTACTCCTATTGAAGGGATCCATGCAGCAGGGGAATGTTCAAGCGTATCGATTCACGGAGCGAATCGATTAGGTGGAAACTCTGTAGCTGATGTGGTCTTATTCGGAAAATACGCAGGACTTGGTGCACGGGAATCTGCGATGAAAAGAACCTTTGGTACGACGACAAAAATGGAGGTTGAAGTCGAGAAGTGGAAGAGTCAGTTTGCCACGATGAGAAAGAAGAATACAGGAAATAACATCTTTGAGATTCGCAATAAGATGGCTGAAACGATGTGGTACAATGTGGGCATTTTCCGTACCGAAAACGAAATGGCCGAAGCACTACAAGTCATTGATCAACTGCTAGAAGAATACAAGGACACCTACATTGGCGATGCTTCTGTTCGATATAATATGGCCTTTATAAACTATGTAGAAGTAGGCAATCTCTTGAAACTAGCAAAGGCGGTTGTCATAGGGGCTTTAAATCGTAAAGAAAGCCGAGGTTCCCATTCGCGAGGGGATTATCCTGAACGGAATGATCAGAAGTTTCTGAAACATACGCTGATTTACATGGAGAATGATCAATTCAGACTGGAATATCTACCCGTACGAATCACCAAGTATCAACCGGAGGAGAGGAAGTACTAA